cctgcagagatgAAGAAGGAGGAGAGCACCTTCGGAAGCGGTCCATGCATCTTCCCTTCACCTTTGCTACAGGAGAGGCACTTCTATACCAAAGTACTCATCCTCTCCCAGGCTTCCCTGACCTTTTCCAGAGCAAAGGGAAACTCAGCAAGTCCAAGAAGCCCTCCTGCAGCCATGCAGGGCGCTCCCAGAAGAATGGCATTGACCCCAGGtctctgctgggtgctgtgaTGCAGCAGGACAAGGCGGTGTACACCTCCCACTCAGCTCCCATTCCGAACCCTTCCTCTTGCAGCACTTTCCAGCTCAAGGGTTTGTCCTTACCAGGTGTAGGAGGGGATGCCTGGAGTatgggcacagctccagcttctTCAAGGGGCAACAGCCTCCAAGAGAAGCTGCTGGATTTGCAGCAGGAGGACAGTCTCTTGGCCACCATGGACTTGCTCTCAATTAAGAGTGACCAGAGGTGTTCCAACGAGTTCTTCAGTGCTTTGGAGGGCCTGGGCTTGAATGCTGAGgacctggagctcctgctgctggatgaGAAAATGGTGATGGTCAGTACGGACCCAGAccagtccccatccctgaatAACAGCCTGGCCAGCAACCAGATTCtctcctgtgtccccagccctccagTGGATGGGCAtgagggagggcagcaggtCTGTCCCCTGACAGACACGCCCCCCACCCCACAGGGAGGCACTGCTCCGTGCCACATGGAGAGCAAGGACTCGGGGTGCCACCTGGCACAGCACGcagggcagcccagcactgTCCTGGCCCAGCCCCCcatgctgctgtgggagcagcccctcagtgccgtgccagggctgctcccagagctggctgaggaGGAAAATCTGTCCAGTGGCTCCCAGTGGAGACCAGCTGGGGAGGAGACTGTACTCCACTCCTTCCAGCCAGTGCAGGGCACCCCATGGCACAGGACCCCTAGCTCAGCCCCCGGAGCTCCTTGCCCACAGGAGCCACCCGgggcccagcagctgcagggagactTCTCAGTCGTGCAGCCCCTCCAGGAGGATATCCACCAACCCTTCTCCCTGTCCAGCCAGTGCCAGGACCATGTGGCACCACCCAGCCAGGCCAAGCACCATCACTTGCTGGTGAACGGGGTCTGTGGCCACTGCCCCAGCTCttgtgcacagcccagcccatggcaggcCTATGTTTGccccctgctgcaggctccGGCTCCGCCTGGCGTTCATGGCCTCAGCAAAGACGTcatctcccagccccagggctgcttgGGCCCCGGGCCTGGCGTGCCCCCACAGCATTTTAACCTGAACGGATTACGCAGCGTggatgctgctggcactggggatTCCTGGGAAGAGATGGCTCCGTGCCCcagggtttttccccctttctaCCAGCTCGTTCCTGAaatgcagctgagctctgttCTTTCCGTGCCCCAGTTCTcttcctccagctcagctgcagggcacTTTGGGAGCATCAGCAGCCCTCTGGAGACACTGAATTCCTATGGGACACACGGCTCTGCGTGGAGCCaggagggcaggcacagggtAAGGGCCTTGCTCCAGTCTGGGGCTCAGTGTTTTCCATGCTGGGAGTCTGTCCAGCCGGTGCTAATAACCCCCTGCAAAGCTCCTCACGgctgttctctctctctcctagCCCTGCAGCGGCTGTGGTGTGCCCAGCTCTCCCATGCGACTGCCCCAAGACCATCCAGTGCCGGGGGGAAGCCCGGCACTGCCCTCCCAGCCTCAGCCCCGGGCAGAAGTGCTGCCGGATCCTCTTCACGCCTCCAGGGGGGACTCCTATCTCTAGGAGAGACAAGAATGGACAAAGCAGGACTATCCCCTGGGGAAGGAGCTACCTTCAAGCTGCAGATAAAAAACCTTTCCCAGTGCTGTGCACATCCTGCCAGTGCTATTGATGTTGGTTGCTTTGGCtcacctgggttttttttctcaacttcCCAccatcctgctccctgtgctggtgtccctggcgtggggagggacagcagcaggcagcagggctggaggacaGATTTCCCagggtgctggagcaggctgagctgtgGTTGCAGGTCACCCCATGAGTGCGACCAAAGCTTCACCAAAGCTTTGTATTGACGTGCATGATCCAGCATGGGTTCCAGCCTCGTGAAAGCCTGCCCTAAAGAAAGACACAGAAACGTTTTTGCCTCTGGTGTTAAATTTCCCAGCCAGGTACCTGTGGCTGTGGCCATGTTGTACAGATTACTGTgtgttttataaagaaaatgagCCCCATGTGGTGTTCTTGTGCTGCTCTGGTCTTTCCTCACCCCAGTTTTCCTTGTGCCAGATGTTTCCCAGTGTTTGGGAACCAGGTTAGGGCTCCTGTAGCAAACACCctgagctttgctgtgctgtacAAGACATGCCGAGATTGGCTGCTAAACTGGTTTTCTCTGGGTGCTGGCCTCTCAGGTACTGTCAGACTTCAAGTCTCAAAGTTTTCagttaaaaaccagaaatttcaaTGGGATAAAGAAAATAAGCATAATGCTACTTAATGGTAGGTACTGAGAGAGTGATgttttcccacaggaaaaaaaaaaaccctccacagCCCATATGTGTGTATATAGTATGAGttgacagatttatttttatgccactccagtggaaggaaaaaacaacctcTTACCATCCCAAAGCAGCATCCTGTGGAATGGGATGAAAAGGTTGTTTAAAGATCAGAAACACGGTTACACTTCAAGAAACCTGATGAAGCTCATCCCTCCTTCAGCTTGCCAGGCTTTGGATTCATGTGAATTCCCGTCGGTTTTGTTTCAATAAATGGTTTTGGAGCTCCTCTCTGATGTTTCCCTTGCTGGTTGTGTCTCTTCCCAACGCGGAGCCCGTCAGCGTTTGCGGCACTGGAGCTCAGGCCTTGCCACTGGTGACCTGAGACGCAGTGGGTTGGATTGGAAGGGATTCTGAGGAGCACTTGGAGCCTTTGGGATGCACACAGTCCACCTGTTAGCTCCTGCCATGGATGTTTGAAAGGGATTGAGAAATCTGACAGAGAAAGGTAAGtgtattaaaaacaaagtacaatatttatatattatatacatatataatatatatgtatgtaaagTTGCATGTAGATATATTGAAATATAAAGTCTGTGTGTTTATAAAGTGTATGTAGTTTCTAGTATGTAATAGAAAACATCTTTTAAGACAAATGAACTGATTCTTTGCCCCTGCACTATTGTTTTTCAACTTGGAAACTAGAAAAAACACAGGTTTCTTTGCTCTGAATGCTGAATTTTCCAACATTCCCACCCCTACCTGGCACCTGTTTTTCCTTAGCAAAACAAGGCAGTTTTGTAACGTTTCTGAATTTTTGATGGAGCATTTGATCTTTTATGGTTTCTGTGCTCtactctgcttttttcctccctgtttctTCAGAGGAGTTGGCTCTGGGTGGCACCACCTGTgctgagagggaaggaggaatgggaccagagcatccctggggctgcagcttgGTGGCTTCCAGCTGAGTCCCAGATGCTGAGCACAACCTGACCACTGTCAAACTTCCTCCTTGAGCCAGCTCCTAGATGTGTAGGCAGCCATTCCATGACCAGCTGCCCTGATGGGTTTCTCCTCTTCCTTGCCGTGCATCTCCACAGCACCACgagcttccctgcagcccaggtgACCTCAGGAagactgcagccctgctggctgtgtcactgtgtcactttTAGTGAGCCCAGCGTGGGTTTGTTCAGCACTGTGTCTGTGAGGCCTGTGGAGCACGAGCCATCATTTCTgtggagggagctgctctgctcccaaagtAGGCCGGCACATCCATAATTTATGCCCTTCCtcatggcagctgctgcctgtcttCCCCTGGGCCTCATGGCATTGATTGTTGACACACCAGGCTGGCCCAGAGAGCCTTGCTgaagaaaatcttccttttgCAGCGAGGGAGGTGCCTCTGTTCATCACCCCAGCATCTGCAACCTGCCCTGAGCTGTGGTGGTAAGAAAGGGGAGTTGGGCAGCTGTGCATTTATGCTCTGGTTTGCACATCTGGAGGGAGCGTGGTCCCATGGGGCAGATTAATCCCTGAGAACTGGATGAGGCCAAGGAAGTGTGAGGAAAGAGTTTGGAGGcatacagaatcatagaatatcctgagctggaaggatcACTGAggtcctggccctgcacaggacagctcCGAGGATCCCGTACCGTGCTTGGGTTTGGCAATGCTTGTGTAGCTGTAGGCTCAGCTCCATGTGGGAAAGGGCAGGAAGAGCTGTGGTGCTCCTTGCGGCAGGGTAAGATGCACATatggaggggcaggaggaggagagcagagggcatTTATCGTTTgcctcttttcccttcccttcctgcccGCTGCGTTCCCAAATGCCAGCCAGGACAAGGGCCTGTGAgacacagcctgcagcagaaggGGGCTCCTGTCCTGAgccagctgggagaggtgaCATCTGATACTGGCTGCATCCATGAGGCTGAAAGCATCAGTCCCCAGCTGGCATCACGGAGGCCAGGATATCTCCCTGGGccccaggacagcagagagCAAGGTAAATATTTCTCTAGAAGCTCAGCCTGGTGTTTGCCCACACCACATCATTATAGATGGGGGCAGGAGCCGTGGGCAGTAGAGCAGAACATGCTGTGATGGCTCCTGCTTTAAACAGAGATGAAGGAGCACGTGAGGAGGTGGTGTTTGTTCATACCCAGCCTGTGTCCTGTTTGCTGGCTGCTCTTCAGTGCCAGAGCCATGatgagctcctgctctgggccagAGGAGAGCCATGGacaggtgctgcagcctggctggggataCCTGGGACAGCAAGTGTGGAGTTAATCAGTGTGTTCCTGAAGAATAGCTGAGACACATTTCACCTtggtttaaaaatttttttaaaaaccaatttGGATGGATCATAAAGCCTCTTAATAGGGGGGCACTTCAAAACGTCACTATTGGAACTCCCACTGTAGAATTGAGTGGCCAGCCATCTCTACAACCTTCTGTGCCCATGGTTTTCAAGTGCAATGTACTTTAGATAGCAGTCATCTGCcctaaaaagtatttttgtgtaTCTTTTTGTTAAGTCCAAAGACTTTCCAAGCCTGGCTGGAAAGATCTAAAGAATGATGAAGCACATCAGCCATCATCCTGGGGTGAAGGACATGGCTAGCAGGTACTTTGGAATAgtggcattgctgctgctggtgttatcatcatcatcagatATTGTTATCATTGTTATTTTCTGGACCTAGGAGAATTTGACATGAATGGGCCAAAACTTTCTGTGTTGTTTGATAAATGCGTGTGCCgcaaaaaataatctcaaattTCATGTGAAATCTCAGACTCgcagaatggtttaggttggagcCTTGAGGCTCATCCTGCTGcccccccacccctgccatgggcagggacaccttccactgtcccaggctgctccaagccccagtgtccaacctggccttggacacttccagggatccaggagcagccacagcttttctgggcaccTGGTGCTggggcctccccaccctcacagagaggatttcttcccaatatcccatctaaccctgccctctggcagtgggaagccatttcCTGTGTCCTGTAACTCCAGGCCTTTGGgcaaagtccctctccagctctcttggagcctttttaggcactggaaggctttaaaataaatgtttttagcTCCCATTTAATAATTTTACACTGAAACTTACTGCAGTTTCCTTGGTGGGTTTAGAAaggtttatattttatattccttACCTTCTGCTGACATATTCCTGCCCTTTCTCGTGACATGGGGGCTgttgctctgcagctgtgaggACTCCTGCCCTTGCTAACAGATGTACCATTGTTACTACATTGCCGATGTCTCTCAGATGTCTTTCCACTGAGCAGAGGAGTGTTCCAGGGCTGTTTGGTGTCATGGTGTCCCATCTCTGCTTTAAATTTCACCATCCTTCCCAATCCTTAATTCCGTTTTTCCTGGCCAGCTGCGGCTGCTAAACCCTCAAGTGGTTGCTAAACTCGCAAATGCACCTAGGAAGATTTCCAAGCTACAGGTGGACCAAGTGTCATATCTGCCTTGCACAGTGCTCTGTACTGGTGCTGGgttccagccccagctgttgCAGCCATTTCTGGTGGGTTTGGCTCTCCAGAGGCGGAGATGTCTTTTTCGAGCTTGCTCAAGAACAGTTTGCACCTCTGAGCTTGCTGCCTCCTCACAGGATGTTTCATGCCAGAAACCCCCTTGGCTTGAGTTTGAAATACCTTCCGCATCAAAAATCCCAGCCTAGGCTTAGGGTGGCCGGGCCACACAAGgggaagggagctgcagggagggagaagaaaacccATTTGCTCCTTGGCCGTCTGCGCTGTCAATAGCTGTGATTACTCCgcagagagcagagcttggCGGGGAAGGATCAGACAAACAAGCAATGGGAGTTCTGCACACAACATGGAGGAGCTCAAAGGCGGATTGAGCTGGCCAGCTCGGTGTGGAGAGGGGCACTTGGGGGCTGCCTTTTACAGTGAGACAGGGGAAGCTCAGCCTTCTCTTTCCCCTCAGCAGGACTGAAGTTCCTGCAGCGAAGGAGGCTTTGAAGAAACATGGAAGGGAGGCCAGGCAAGGCTGTGGCAAGCTGGGAGAGGAACAGGCCAAGCATTATCCATGCTGGCTGCGCTCCTGTGGAGGTAATCTCATAGTTATTTTAGTCTCCAGCTGGGATGCAGCTCTGATCCCAGCTTTTGCAATATCCTGCCAAGCCCAGGCTCCAAATGTGCCCTTGCTGGCTCTCTGAGCAAGGCGGGACTGCGTGGTGAGAACCTGCCAGCACCAATCGAAGGGAAAGACTGTTACACTGCTCCCTTTTTGTGCCTTGCTGCCCATTTTGGGGCTCCTGGGAAGGGGCTCTATACCTTGGGcttggttgtttggtttgggtttttttcaccctcCATAATATGAAGATTTAAAGACAAAACTGGAGCATTTGGATCCatgcttccctctgctccctaAAACCATGTAGCGTTTTGCCCGGGGGGTTTTGAGCCgatctgataagctctcaacaccccaacactacaccccagaatagctcagctttcatcgggaggcataaaaggagcaggaggctgatgtggcagcgtcaggaacaaaaaaggtttaataaaagcaaaataacaaagcgatccaggtgccacagacttgtgctcctggtaaaagacacctcacaaaagcttctttgttctgtccttttctactcaatggcccaggcgggaccttttggctcatggccagctagctgtccccaaacttgaggtgaagtccccaaggtcctatcagtgactttctacctgatcactgggagaaacttctgggctctttcctttttgggggacagaggaaggttctgtcactctgtccataaggggcacattcctacacctcacctcttgttttcatttaaaagaaagaggaggaaggaatgtGAATTGAAAATTCTTATTCTTGTCAGTAATTTGTAGTTATGCcataattttctaaatttgGTCCTAATCTTCTATTTCAACTTTGGTGAAGTGTTTTTCCCAGGTAAGCTTCAATTTCTGTCTGTGTATGATTTGTACATAGAGGTAGGTTAACATCTTTTTTAACACAGTAACAATAATTACAGAACTTTTTCAGTGCAAACTCTCTTGTAAACAATTTTAACGTGTGCAAACTTAAAAACAGTCTTTGCTTCCAGCAGTCTCTCAGTTGTCTGTGCATTCTGCTTCCGGTGTTGTCTGCTGCTCTCGGATCGGCTGCACCTGGGGCTTGACATTCTTTGCAGGGATCCACCGAAGACCTGTGTTTGTAGAAACACAAGCAAACCCCCGTCCCCAAGTGACAAGAGGACAGAGTCCTGAAATCTGTCCTGTCTCTCGATCCTTGATGAAGACTGGTGGCCTGTCCTTGAGCTTTGCTTGGCTGGTGTTGCTGAAATGTCTGAATATTGGCGGTACCTGCTCCataaaggaattatttaagAAGTTAAAAACATATATTGCTTTATTCAGCCTCTCTATTGTAGAAAGCACTTCTGTCCctcctttttgtctttcaagaATCGTTTTTAGTGACCTGTGTGCTCTTTCTACAATAGATTGACCTGTGGAAGAATGTGGAATACCTGTGGTATGCTTGATACCCCAAGTTCTGAAAAATTCCTGCAGTTTGTTAGAAATGTAGGCTGGTCCATTGTCCGTTTTGACTTCCTGAGGAACACCTAGGGATGCAAATGCTTGTAAGAAATGTTCAATcacatctctgcttttttctccttggtgtGCAGAAGCAAAAATTGCTCCTGAGAATGTGTCTATTGATACATGTTTGTGTTTGAACCATCCAAATGACTGATACTGAGTTATGTCTGTTTGCCATCTCTGCAGGCTGTTTAAGCCTCGCGGGTTAACTCCTGTTGCATTTGCTGGTAATGGCCAATTTTTGGCAATCTGGACATGACTGAACAATTGCATTTTCCTGATTCTGAGAGATGTTAAGCATTCTTACTAGAGCAGGTGCATTCTGATGGTAAAAGGCATGGCTCATTCCGGCTTGTTCAATGACATTAGGGAGCGTGTGCTGGATTGGCATGGCTAGCAGATCAGCCACGGCATTGCCTTCTGCTAGGAAACCTGGAAGAGAAGAATGTGAGCGAATATGCATTACAAAATATGGCTCCTGTTGAATGGGAAGAAGTAGGATTAGTTTTTTGAGCAAACTGTATAGCTGGTCATTTGAAACTTCCTTCAGCAGAGatccctctgctctctccacTACACCTGCAACATAAATTGAATCTGTTGCTAAATTAAATGGGAATGTGAATTTTGAGAATACACATACAACTTGTGAGTGTGAGCCTCTGACTGCCGGCCCTTAGAGATCGCTTTTGGCATACAGCATATTATCTTTTCCTTTGTGTCACAGATTTCATACTGCGTGCTGTTTTAGTACAGTCCTTTTCTTACCCTTGCAGCAGTCTTGTGGGGCTGTTATGCTGATGTCTCTGCCTCTTAGTGCTGGGCAAGCTTCCGAGTGCAGACTATTTGTACTGCACATGTCTAGGCTCAGGCCCATCAGAACTACCCACAGGTGTatccctctgccttttccctcGCCCACTGGGTTGCTGCCAGCGGCGGGATAAATGATCTTCACGACAGCAAGAATAACATTCCAGGGTTTCATGTCTGGACCGAGCTGTGTATCGCTTCTCAAAAGGCCAACCCACATTAATAATTTGACTGCATCAGCCTCGCAGGGTATTTTATTTAACCTTTGGCATTCCATAGCTAAGATTTACACTTTTTGAATCCAATTTTCTTCCTATTCCCTTTTGAAACAAGTGATACCAATCCAGGAAATacaattattgttattattattaatattattattaatattaggCCCAATTCAGTAGCAAGCTCTAAGATACAGCTAGTCAGATACTACTCATCCTTCATACATTTACTTCCTTTTAGCTAATTTCCAGGCAAACCGTTTTTTACACTCCTTGACTGTATTTTCCCACAGATCCTCTGGGATTTCCCATGTAACAGGAACTAATAATTCCCATCCACAAAACAAGGttattatttctgctgcttcaagCTCTACCTGGATAGGGGTCCTACTTGTCCCCCGACACTTCCTGCAACGAGAGTGTCTGTTATGTGAACTACAATACCAATTTTTCCCACAACTTAAACATTGACATTTCACTCAACTAGCAAGTCTGGTGTTTGGATGGATCAAGCATGGTATATTATGAGGCACTGATCTAGGTTGTAACTCTCTCTCCTCCTTGTATAAATCACAGGCTAAGGCCAAAATACAGGAATTTTCTGTCCAAAATAGTCCGGATCCCCCTGTTTGTGCTGGCAGTATTCCTTGCCAAGGTGGGTATTGAAGGCATCTTAAAGTCCGTCCACGTGGTACCTGAAACCACTGATATAAGCTTGGTCTCACTTCCCAGTTAGGTGTGATCCTGTGTATGTTCCTTGGATCATTTGGATTTTCCTCATTCATTATTACCCCTTTACCATTTGAGAGTCAATTTTGTACCACTCGGTTCAGATGCTCTCGTCCTCTTCTCAGGTTCCTTCACAGTcctctttggttttgttggtgaGGATCCGCTGCTGTTCCTTGGTCTGGATCACAGTTACATTCCTAAGTATTGCCTGGGAAAGATCTTAAAAGACTGTCTTAAGATGTGTTTtgaaggattattttttctatcAAAAGTTCTGATCATTTACCACACTGTTTCTTTTGCCTCATAGGTAACATGTTCAAAATATATCTTAAACTTTACTTCATAAGGTGACAGCTCCCAGGCTTGAATCACATGTTGTATTCTCTTAAACCCAAACTTCATGACAATTTTTGTACTCATGGGTAACATTCACAACCAGTTACTTATGCAATTTATATCTTATttcaatttctctctctttttttttttttttttcaggaacaaaacagtttaataaaggcgaaataacaaactcaaagcgatccaggtgccacagacttgtgctcctggtaaaagacacctcacaaaagtgatttggcttctttgttctgtccttttctactcaatggcccaggcgggaccttttggctcatggccaatgagctgtccccaaactt
This genomic interval from Motacilla alba alba isolate MOTALB_02 chromosome 7, Motacilla_alba_V1.0_pri, whole genome shotgun sequence contains the following:
- the LOC119703206 gene encoding aryl hydrocarbon receptor-like isoform X1 encodes the protein MYAGRRRRKPVPRATRLGAAEGGGSNPSKRHRERLNRELERLAGLLPFPPDVVAGLDKLSVLRLSAGFLRARSFLGVALENPGAKEAQRDGACGTGPALGSAAVPEGELLLQALNGFVLVVTSEGLIFYSSHTIQDYLGFHQTDVMHQSVFELIHTEDQSEFRRNLHWALDPPHAPEGEPSAAAGKSLSSSAVIYKPDQLPPENSSFLERSFVCRFRCLLDNSSGFLALNLQGRLKFLHGQNGRSEDGSVLPPQLALFAISTPLQPPSILQIRTKNMIFRTKHKLDFTPLACDAKGKIVLGYTEAELRMCGTGYQFVHAADMLYCAENHVRMMKTGESGLTVFRLLTKDNRWKWVQANARLVYKNGKPEYIVVTQRPLVDEEGGEHLRKRSMHLPFTFATGEALLYQSTHPLPGFPDLFQSKGKLSKSKKPSCSHAGRSQKNGIDPRSLLGAVMQQDKAVYTSHSAPIPNPSSCSTFQLKGLSLPGVGGDAWSMGTAPASSRGNSLQEKLLDLQQEDSLLATMDLLSIKSDQRCSNEFFSALEGLGLNAEDLELLLLDEKMVMVSTDPDQSPSLNNSLASNQILSCVPSPPVDGHEGGQQVCPLTDTPPTPQGGTAPCHMESKDSGCHLAQHAGQPSTVLAQPPMLLWEQPLSAVPGLLPELAEEENLSSGSQWRPAGEETVLHSFQPVQGTPWHRTPSSAPGAPCPQEPPGAQQLQGDFSVVQPLQEDIHQPFSLSSQCQDHVAPPSQAKHHHLLVNGVCGHCPSSCAQPSPWQAYVCPLLQAPAPPGVHGLSKDVISQPQGCLGPGPGVPPQHFNLNGLRSVDAAGTGDSWEEMAPCPRVFPPFYQLVPEMQLSSVLSVPQFSSSSSAAGHFGSISSPLETLNSYGTHGSAWSQEGRHRPCSGCGVPSSPMRLPQDHPVPGGSPALPSQPQPRAEVLPDPLHASRGDSYL